One part of the Halorubrum sp. BOL3-1 genome encodes these proteins:
- a CDS encoding VWA domain-containing protein: MCSIEDPTERVTRAVQLFDEVRPTLDLLEPIQLQRVQTAAVRPSDANGYSSWNPRQARLLPPTAKGESPVDGDGDDDGDTADATVTVHRPDGSVAGKTAAEHDWVADRRENGAVQSGDATSGRSPLEQSGRAYLDIVSEADLDVGAVRIPRPVDSADVQTRFTRVTERTSKLQSELRTQLRRERRQQLVRGTRSGRLDTRRAVAAARGRERVFSRRESGADRDYSCLLVLDRSGSMQGGPVEAAEEAVTALIHTLNAVGISVGVLSVWKSTVCLEHPFEGNPSESANRLLSRRADGGTPLAEPIAVARRRVDRGEGSEPFIIVITDGDPDDEDDYRTQLERCSVPVFGIYIGCRERDHSGYFNHIVHTDSDSVRGELAVIARRLFGGRR, translated from the coding sequence ATGTGCTCGATCGAAGACCCTACTGAGCGCGTCACTCGTGCGGTCCAGCTGTTCGACGAGGTGCGCCCGACTCTGGATTTGCTCGAACCGATCCAACTCCAGCGCGTCCAGACAGCCGCCGTCAGACCGAGCGACGCGAACGGTTATTCATCATGGAACCCGCGGCAGGCTCGTTTGCTCCCGCCAACTGCCAAAGGCGAGTCGCCCGTTGACGGCGATGGCGACGATGACGGTGATACCGCCGACGCAACGGTCACGGTACACAGACCCGACGGATCCGTGGCCGGGAAAACGGCCGCCGAACACGACTGGGTCGCCGACCGACGAGAGAACGGCGCTGTCCAGTCTGGTGACGCCACCTCCGGGCGGTCGCCGCTAGAACAGAGCGGTCGTGCGTATCTCGATATCGTCTCCGAAGCCGATTTGGATGTCGGTGCGGTTCGTATCCCGCGGCCCGTCGATAGTGCGGACGTACAGACTCGGTTCACTCGCGTCACCGAGCGTACATCGAAACTCCAGTCCGAGCTCCGAACCCAACTCAGACGCGAGCGGCGCCAGCAACTGGTTCGGGGAACGCGAAGCGGGCGGCTCGATACCCGCCGGGCCGTTGCGGCGGCGCGCGGACGCGAACGGGTGTTCTCACGGCGCGAATCCGGCGCCGACCGCGATTACTCCTGTCTGCTCGTGCTCGATCGCTCGGGATCGATGCAAGGCGGGCCTGTCGAGGCGGCAGAGGAGGCAGTGACTGCGCTCATCCACACGCTCAACGCCGTCGGGATCTCTGTCGGAGTGCTTTCTGTTTGGAAGTCAACGGTGTGTCTGGAACATCCCTTCGAGGGCAACCCGAGCGAGTCCGCCAACAGACTCCTAAGCCGCCGCGCTGACGGCGGAACGCCGCTTGCTGAGCCAATTGCTGTCGCCCGTCGACGAGTCGATCGTGGGGAGGGAAGTGAGCCCTTTATCATCGTCATCACGGACGGTGACCCCGACGACGAGGATGACTATCGGACGCAACTAGAGCGGTGTTCGGTCCCCGTGTTCGGGATTTACATCGGGTGCCGAGAACGCGATCACAGCGGGTATTTCAACCATATCGTCCACACCGATTCCGACTCCGTTCGCGGTGAGCTAGCCGTGATCGCCCGCCGACTGTTCGGAGGCCGACGATGA
- a CDS encoding MoxR family ATPase has protein sequence MTSSPTLVGEPTGESFRELTTLADVGHQHVPTIKQETYHERTGDSDRTDVEIVTRALELGMNVVLKGNPGVGKSFLIRYLCAQTNRPLYRMTLSQTTYREDLVGHLHLVSGENGETVTEWVDGPLTRAAREGGILLLDEINAADANTVAALNSVMESRGTRTLTLPQTGEQITPHEEFRVAATANPGFQGTYELNDAFEDRFRHIELEYLPVDVEVDLILEQSQLDSGRREEITRLVEFAERLREAYREGELSTPITTRELIRIAQFMADDFMPLRDAVRSELVARVDEYDESLVRTLIDTQL, from the coding sequence ATGACTAGCTCCCCGACCCTGGTCGGCGAGCCTACAGGGGAGTCGTTTCGAGAGTTGACAACGCTGGCAGATGTCGGCCACCAGCACGTTCCGACGATCAAGCAGGAGACGTATCACGAGCGCACGGGAGACAGTGACCGGACAGACGTCGAGATAGTCACTCGGGCGCTCGAACTAGGCATGAATGTCGTGCTGAAGGGGAACCCCGGTGTCGGGAAGAGCTTCCTGATCCGGTATTTGTGCGCACAAACGAACCGCCCACTGTATCGCATGACGCTTTCGCAGACGACGTATCGTGAGGACCTCGTCGGACATCTTCACCTCGTCAGCGGTGAGAACGGCGAAACGGTAACCGAGTGGGTCGACGGGCCACTCACCCGAGCAGCCCGTGAAGGCGGAATACTGCTCTTAGACGAGATCAACGCTGCCGACGCAAACACGGTCGCCGCACTGAACTCAGTAATGGAAAGCCGGGGCACGCGAACGCTTACCCTTCCCCAAACGGGTGAGCAGATAACTCCACACGAGGAGTTCCGGGTCGCCGCTACGGCCAATCCCGGATTTCAGGGCACCTACGAGCTCAATGACGCCTTTGAGGACCGATTTCGGCACATCGAACTAGAGTATCTGCCTGTCGACGTAGAAGTCGATCTGATCTTGGAACAGTCGCAGCTTGACAGCGGTCGTAGAGAGGAGATTACTCGACTCGTCGAGTTCGCTGAGCGACTCCGAGAAGCCTATCGTGAAGGCGAATTGTCGACGCCGATCACCACGAGGGAGCTTATCCGAATCGCTCAGTTCATGGCTGATGATTTCATGCCGCTGCGGGATGCGGTCCGAAGCGAACTCGTCGCCCGTGTCGACGAGTACGACGAGTCGCTGGTCCGCACGCTCATCGATACACAGCTCTGA
- a CDS encoding IS4 family transposase, whose protein sequence is MRRLTTLFPSEFLEEHAEELGVVERDRKLQIPAFVWAFVFGFAAGESRTLAGFRRCYNSTADETISLSGFYQRLTPTLAKYFRDLVETALDEVAVPNASDADIDRFRDVMIADGTVLRLHEFLSDQFEARHEEQAGAKLHLLHNATEQTIERLDTANEKTHDSTLFKTGPWLENRLVLFDLAYFKYRRFALIDENDGYFVSRLKQNANPVITGELREWRGRAIPLEGKQLHAVLDDLDRKYIDVEVEVEFKRGPYNGTRSLDTKRFRVVGVRDEDADDYHLYMTNLARKEFFPADLAEIYRCRWEVELLFRELKTQYELDEFDTSDEHVVEILLYAALLSLLVSRDLLDLVTEQADDELVFPTERWAATFRSHAQLILHELGEYLGYSPPPLLERLIEDAQKIHKQRPILQETLATATQPRCEA, encoded by the coding sequence ATGCGTCGGCTCACTACACTGTTTCCTTCTGAGTTCCTCGAAGAGCACGCCGAGGAACTCGGCGTGGTCGAACGCGACCGCAAGCTTCAGATCCCTGCCTTCGTCTGGGCATTCGTGTTCGGCTTCGCCGCAGGCGAAAGCCGAACACTCGCCGGATTTAGACGCTGTTACAACTCTACTGCCGATGAGACGATCTCTCTAAGTGGATTCTATCAGCGGTTGACTCCGACGCTTGCGAAGTACTTCCGCGACCTCGTCGAGACCGCGCTCGACGAGGTCGCTGTTCCTAACGCTTCTGACGCTGATATCGACCGATTTAGAGATGTGATGATCGCTGATGGAACGGTGTTGCGGTTACACGAATTTCTCTCAGATCAGTTCGAAGCCCGCCACGAGGAGCAGGCTGGAGCGAAGCTCCACCTGCTCCACAATGCCACAGAGCAGACGATTGAACGGCTCGATACTGCTAACGAGAAAACGCACGACAGCACCCTATTCAAAACAGGGCCGTGGCTTGAGAACCGCCTCGTGTTGTTCGATCTCGCCTACTTCAAGTACCGCCGGTTTGCGCTGATCGACGAGAACGACGGCTACTTCGTGAGTCGGCTGAAGCAGAACGCAAATCCGGTGATTACGGGGGAGTTACGGGAATGGCGCGGCCGCGCCATTCCCTTAGAGGGCAAGCAGCTCCACGCTGTTCTCGACGATCTCGACCGGAAGTACATCGATGTAGAGGTCGAAGTAGAGTTCAAACGAGGGCCGTACAACGGGACACGGTCGCTGGATACGAAGCGATTTCGCGTCGTCGGCGTCCGCGACGAGGACGCCGACGACTACCACCTGTATATGACGAATTTGGCGAGAAAAGAATTCTTTCCGGCGGATTTAGCGGAGATCTACCGCTGTCGGTGGGAAGTTGAATTGCTGTTCCGCGAGCTGAAGACGCAGTACGAACTGGATGAGTTCGACACGAGCGATGAGCACGTGGTGGAGATCTTACTGTACGCAGCGCTGCTGTCGCTGCTTGTAAGCCGCGATTTGTTGGATCTAGTCACTGAGCAGGCGGATGATGAGCTTGTCTTTCCGACAGAGCGCTGGGCGGCGACCTTCCGGTCGCACGCCCAGCTTATTCTCCACGAACTCGGTGAGTACCTCGGCTACTCACCACCGCCGCTGCTTGAACGGCTGATCGAAGACGCTCAAAAGATCCACAAGCAGCGACCAATCTTACAAGAGACACTCGCTACCGCTACACAACCGAGGTGTGAGGCTTAA
- a CDS encoding SIMPL domain-containing protein: MSRRQHRFRRVGSPLSSIERPYRELFTAAVNSDCWPEESKSSPVTDHTITVRGRATMAITPSYQTVRLRLSVAKSPPERARQTLHTRMEGLEASLKEFGVAAEQIELCGYQVAGEGLSGDVPSDETANATAELQFAADGDTARAAGEAVVEAGATVAGVTPTVARHKIHEVQEELVGAAMRDARRQADRIAASEGRSVDGLVTATASAEDDTERPTHPITVAHRSDIHPGPIEFKHAVEVTYKLAAR; this comes from the coding sequence ATGTCGCGCAGACAACACCGGTTCCGTCGGGTCGGTTCCCCTCTGTCGTCGATCGAGAGACCGTATCGGGAACTGTTCACAGCCGCGGTGAACAGCGACTGTTGGCCCGAAGAGTCCAAATCAAGTCCCGTGACGGACCATACAATAACGGTTCGAGGACGAGCGACGATGGCGATCACACCTTCGTACCAAACAGTGCGACTCCGACTATCGGTAGCAAAATCCCCACCGGAGCGGGCTCGCCAAACGCTACATACGCGGATGGAAGGGCTCGAAGCATCGCTCAAGGAGTTCGGGGTCGCAGCTGAACAGATAGAGCTCTGTGGATATCAGGTCGCAGGCGAGGGGCTGTCCGGCGACGTTCCATCCGACGAGACTGCCAACGCAACAGCGGAGCTGCAGTTTGCGGCAGACGGCGACACCGCCCGCGCGGCTGGTGAAGCGGTCGTCGAAGCCGGAGCGACGGTCGCGGGTGTCACGCCGACTGTTGCCCGACACAAAATACACGAAGTACAGGAGGAACTGGTCGGGGCCGCAATGCGAGATGCTCGTCGGCAAGCCGATCGAATCGCGGCCAGCGAGGGCCGATCGGTCGACGGGCTGGTCACCGCAACGGCATCCGCGGAGGATGATACTGAGCGACCCACGCACCCGATCACTGTCGCCCACCGGAGTGACATCCACCCCGGCCCGATCGAATTCAAACACGCAGTCGAAGTAACGTACAAGCTGGCGGCGAGGTGA